Proteins encoded together in one Bacteroidales bacterium window:
- a CDS encoding septum formation initiator family protein has translation MFKKILHILKNKYVIVTSAFFVWILVFDKSNLLSQIDLAKKLHKLQEEKIYYKQEIKKDSVEILELLNNPESLEKFARERYLMKRDSEDIFLIVHNDTLPKAEK, from the coding sequence ATGTTTAAAAAGATACTGCACATATTAAAAAACAAATATGTAATAGTTACATCGGCATTTTTTGTGTGGATACTTGTTTTTGATAAAAGTAATTTACTGTCCCAGATAGACCTTGCCAAAAAGCTACACAAGCTTCAGGAAGAAAAAATATATTATAAGCAGGAAATAAAAAAAGATAGCGTTGAAATACTGGAATTGCTTAACAATCCCGAAAGCCTTGAAAAATTTGCCCGTGAACGTTACCTGATGAAACGCGACAGCGAAGATATTTTTCTGATAGTACATAATGATACTTTACCTAAAGCAGAAAAATAA
- a CDS encoding deoxynucleoside kinase — protein sequence MHIAIAGNIGSGKTTLTSLLSKHYGWKAHYEDVDTNPYLNNFYEDMQRWSFNLQIYFLNSRFRQVVDIRKSGKDVIQDRTIYEDAYIFAPNLHSMGLMSTRDFENYSSLFELMASFLQSPDLLIYLRASVPTLVKQIQKRGRDYENSIRLDYLKRLNERYEAWITTYNSGKLLIVDVDNINFTENAEDFGSVIDKVNANIHGLF from the coding sequence ATGCATATAGCTATTGCAGGAAATATCGGTTCGGGCAAAACTACGCTCACCAGTCTTTTATCAAAACATTATGGATGGAAAGCTCATTATGAAGACGTAGATACTAATCCTTATCTGAATAATTTTTATGAAGACATGCAGCGCTGGTCGTTCAATTTGCAGATATATTTTCTGAATAGCCGTTTTCGCCAGGTTGTTGATATTCGTAAGAGCGGAAAAGATGTAATACAGGATCGTACGATATATGAAGATGCTTATATTTTTGCGCCAAACCTTCATTCCATGGGGCTAATGAGCACTCGCGATTTCGAAAATTATTCTTCTCTTTTCGAACTGATGGCTTCATTTTTACAATCGCCGGATTTGTTGATTTACCTAAGAGCAAGTGTTCCCACTTTGGTAAAACAAATTCAGAAACGCGGAAGAGATTATGAAAATTCTATTCGTCTCGATTACCTGAAACGCCTTAACGAACGTTATGAAGCATGGATTACTACTTATAATTCAGGGAAACTTTTAATAGTGGATGTTGATAATATTAATTTTACTGAAAACGCTGAAGACTTCGGAAGTGTTATCGATAAAGTGAATGCTAATATTCACGGACTTTTCTGA